The following proteins are encoded in a genomic region of Sparus aurata chromosome 23, fSpaAur1.1, whole genome shotgun sequence:
- the ints1 gene encoding integrator complex subunit 1 isoform X5 — MNRPKPTTLRRPSAAKPSGHPPPGDFIALGSKSQGGEPKAPAVLLKPASTGLPADRKREASSALPSSSGLSSLTKRPKLSTTPPVSALGRLADVAAVDKRAISPSIKEPSVVPIEVSPAVLLDEIEAAESEGNDDRIEGLLCGAVKQLKMNRAKPDITLYLSLMFLAKIKPNVFATEGIIEALCSLLRRDASINFKAKGNSLVSVLACNLLMAAYEEDENWPEIFVKVYIEDSLGERIWVDSSHCKNFVDNIQTAFGTKMPPKSMLLQADTGRTGGDLSAGSSPHPSTPDEDDSQTELLIAEEKLSPEDEGQIMPRYEELAESVEDYVLDVLRDQLNRRQPMDNVSRNLLRLLTATCGYKEARLMAVQRLEMWLQNPKLTRPAQDLLMSLCMNCNSHGADDMEVISNLIKIRLKPKVLLNHYMLCVRELLNAHRDNLATMVKLVIFNELSNARNPNNMQVLHTVLQHSPEQAPKFLAMVFQDLLTNKDDYLRASRALLREIIKQTKHEINFQSFCFGLMQERKETSYVDMEFKERFVIQVTDLLTVSMMLGITAQVKEAGIAWDKGEKKSECYLEGLRSFQNQIAAIQRDAVWWLHTVVPTISKVGAKDYVHCLHKVLFTEQPETYYKWDNWPPESDRNFFLRLCSEVPLLEDTLMRILVIGLSRDLPLGPADAMELADHLVKRAAGVQSDDLEVLKVERIQLIDAVLNLCTYHHPENIQLPAGYQPPNLAISTLYWKAWLLLLVVAAFNPQKIGLAAWDGYPTLKMLMEMVMTNNYTYPPCTVADEDTKTEMINRELQISQREKQEILAFESHLAAASTKQTITESNSLLLSQLTSLDPQGPPRRPPPAVQEQVKSLNQSLRLGHLLCRSRNPDFLLNIIQRQASSQSMPWLADLVQSSEGSLDVLPVQCLCEFLLHDAADDSLPIEDDDEAESKEQKAKKRQRQQKQRQLLGRLQDLLLGPKADEQTTCEVLDYFLRRLSSSQVASRVLAMKGLSLVLSEGGLKDGEERDHPMEEDSADAELLPGYQWLLQDLPKLPLFDSVRGMTSTALQQAIHMETDPQTISAYLIYLSQHAPVEEQASHNDLALDVARLIVERSTIMNSLFSKHSCRPESDAVLSAFLTIFSAYIRRMRKTKEGEDLYSWSESQDQVFLRWTTGETATMHILVVHAMVILLTLGPPKGESDFYNLLDIWFPDKKPLPTAFLVDTSEEALLLPDWLKLRMIRSEVSRLVDAALQDLEPQQLLLFVQSFGIPVSSMSKLLQYLDQAVSHDPQSLEENIMDKHYMAHLVEVQHERGATGGHTFHSLLSSSLPPDRDSAETSKIKVTVETPHSSVKMRAASQLPAVGPDDDLTGMLLQIFPLKVDPRWPGPPPSQLSLALQQALAKELMRAKQGQIQQGGLAFRLLQAIAALLTSAHAGPIVMSMHRSHALSCPLMRQLHLYQRLVSQDIAFSSLFLKVIVEMLIWLDNPPVEAGPLKTLLRSFAGQNSQKLRHSDVRTGFLHLAEALAYHRDTEVPLRAIIAMLKAGDRCNAEPELIGKVLQGLMEGRSPYLEELLSLLMTVGTQTGTAGPVATVISLLLQESEERAVKKEADSNTSEVTKSGLSSGLLVDWLEHLDPEVTSVCPDLQQKLLFALNKARGTPAYRPYLLALLTHQSNWSTLLQCISALLNKRKDYKLDPSSALDFLWACSHIPRIWQGRDQKISQKKTEKFVLRLSSEELISLVDLILSESELNSRDSPHDDKSSLDQASCSLIQSRLPLLHSYCNGDLENIKKVSEYLINCTKKWEDSAMSKRCQNLLLQIYLHFPEVIQHITLPEGTFRSGGAAYGSSCKLDVLVHRLVTLLADIGDSKSTESRVSDANLACRKMAVSHPVLLLRHLPMIAGLLHGRMHLNMQEFRQQNHMTFFSNVLAILELLQPLVFHSDHQRALQDCLLSFMRVLQNFQRTRSPLVFINKFLQFTQKYITHDAAAAIPYLQKHSYILQVLCAENPDLVQLKSLLAGLTLPVKSSSADVDADERDDDVATGSLPLVNISASVSLSAADMTMYLKKMSRGEAVEDVLEVLTEVDDKSRRSPEIIQYFINDLQRLMTSSEELCRNMAFSLALRCIQNNPCLATDFLPTFMYCMGSGNFDVVQTALRNLPEYVLLCQEHADILLHKAFLVGIYGQIDTSSMIAESMKVLHMEAT, encoded by the exons ATGAATCGTCCAAAGCCTACAACTCTCAGGCGCCCCAGTGCTGCAAAACCATCAg GTCACCCTCCACCAGGAGATTTCATTGCTCTCGGGTCGAAGAGCCAGGGTGGAGAACCCAAAGCCCCTGCTGTCCTCCTGAAGCCGGCATCCACAGGTTTACCTGCTGACCGTAAGAGAGAGGCTTCCTCTGCTCTGCCCTCCTCATCTGGCCTGTCCAGCCTCACCAAGCGGCCCAAACTATCCACCACCCCTCCTGTCAGTGCTCTGGGACGACTCGCTGATGTTGCAGCCGTGGACAAGAGGGCGATATCCCCCTCAATAAAGGAGCCATCAGTGGTACCTATTGAAG TGTCACCGGCAGTGCTGCTGGACGAGATTGAAGCTGCCGAGTCTGAAGGAAATGATGACCGCATTGAGGGACTGCTGTGTGGAGCAGTGAAACAACTCAAGATGAACCGAGCCAAGCCCGACATAACGCTGTACCTCAGCCTCATGTTCCTGGCCAAAATCAAGCCCAATGTTTTTGCAACTGAAGGAATTATTGAG GCCTTGTGCAGCCTCTTGCGTCGAGATGCTTCGATCAACTTTAAAGCCAAGGGAAACAGCCTCGTGTCTGTTCTTGCTTGCAATCTGCTGATGGCAGCCTACGAGGAGGACGAGAACTGGCCGGAGATCTTCGTTAAA gTGTACATTGAGGACTCTCTCGGAGAAAGAATCTGGGTGGACAGTTCTCATTGCAAAAACTTTGTTGACAACATCCAGACTGCTTTTGGGACAAAGATGCCACCCAAGAGTATGCTGCTGCAGGCAGACACCGGTCGTACTGGTGGAGATCTCAGTGCAG GTAGCAGCCCTCATCCCTCAACCCCGGACGAGGACGACAGCCAGACGGAATTACTGATAGCTGAGGAGAAACTCAGCCCTGAGGATGAAGGGCAGATCATGCCGAG GTATGAAGAACTAGCAGAGAGCGTGGAGGACTACGTGCTCGATGTCCTCAGAGATCAGCTGAACCGCAGGCAGCCGATGGACAACGTGTCCCGAAACTTACTGCGTCTGCTCACAGCTACGTGTGGCTACAAAGAGGCTCGACTCATGGCTGTGCAGAGGCTGGAGATGTGGCTCCAGAACCCAAAG CTGACCCGTCCAGCTCAAGACCTCCTCATGTCTCTGTGTATGAACTGCAACTCCCACGGAGCCGACGACATGGAGGTGATCTCCAACCTGATCAAGATCCGTCTCAAACCCAAAGTCCTCCTCAACCACTACATGCTGTGTGTCAG GGAGCTGCTCAACGCGCACAGAGACAACCTGGCCACTATGGTGAAGCTGGTGATCTTCAATGAGCTGTCCAACGCCAGGAATCCTAACAACATGCAAGTCCTGcacacagtgctgcagcacagcCCAGAGCAGGCGCCAAAG ttcTTGGCGATGGTGTTCCAGGACCTGCTGACCAATAAGGACGATTACCTCCGAGCCTCCCGAGCTTTGCTGAGAGAAATCATCAAACAGACCAAGCATGAGATCAACTTCCAGTCCTTCTGCTTTGGGTTAATGCAGGAGAGAAAGGAGACCAGCTATGTTGACATGGAGTTCaaa GAGCGTTTTGTCATCCAGGTGACAGATCTGCTGACAGTCTCCATGATGCTGGGCATCACCGCTCAGGTCAAAGAAGCTGGCATCGCGTGGGataaaggagagaagaagagtgagTGCT ATCTGGAGGGCCTGAGGTCGTTTCAAAACCAGATAGCTGCCATCCAGAGAGACGCTGTGTGGTGGCTTCACACCGTCGTTCCGACCATCAGCAAAGTTGGCGCAAAAGACTACGTTCACTG CCTTCACAAAGTCCTTTTCACCGAGCAACCGGAGACGTATTACAAGTGGGACAACTGGCCTCCAGAGAGCGACAGGAA tttCTTCCTCCGCCTCTGCTCAGAGGTGCCTCTGTTGGAGGACACACTGATGCGCATTCTGGTCATCGGGTTGTCACGTGATCTGCCCCTGGGCCCGGCCGACGCCATGgagctcgcagatcacctggtTAAAAGGGCAGCTGGAGTTCAGTCTGACG ATCTGGAGGTCCTGAAAGTGGAAAGGATCCAGCTCATTGATGCGGTCCTCAATCTGTGTACATACCACCACCCAGAGAACATTCAGCTGCCTGCAGG GTACCAACCACCAAATTTGGCAATATCCACACTGTACTGGAAGgcatggctgctgctgcttgtggTGGCTGCATTTAATCCACAGAAAATAG GTTTGGCTGCCTGGGACGGCTATCCTACTCTGAAAATGCTGATGGAGATGGTCATGACAAA TAACTATACCTACCCTCCATGCACCGTTGCGGATGAAGACACAAAGACGGAGATGATCAACAGGGAGCTGCAGATCtcccagagagagaaacaagagaTCCTGGCCTTTGAGAGCCACTTGGCAGCCGCCTCCACCAAACAGACCATCACAGAAAGCAACAGCCTGTTGTTGTCTCAGCTGACCAGCCTGGATCCACA gggtcctcctcgtcgtcctcctcctgcGGTCCAGGAGCAGGTAAAAAGCCTCAACCAGTCTCTGCGTCTGGGACACCTCCTCTGCCGCAGCCGCAACCCAGACTTCCTCCTCAACATCATCCAGAGACAG GCTTCTTCTCAGTCTATGCCGTGGTTGGCTGATTTGGTCCAGTCCAGTGAAGGGTCCCTGGATGTGCTGCCAGTGCAGTGCCTGTGTGAATTCCTCCTGCATGATGCCGCAGACGACAGCCTGCCGATAGAGGATGACGATGAGGCAGAGAGCAAAGAGCAGAAAGCCAAGAAGAGACAA AGACAACAAAAGCAAAGACAGCTACTTGGACGGCTCCAGGATCTTCTGTTGGGTCCCAAGGCCGACGAGCAGACAACGTGTGAAGTGTTGGACTATTTTCTGCGTCGCCTTAGCTCTTCTCAGGTGGCATCGAGAGTGCTAGCCATGAAG GGTTTGTCATTGGTGCTCAGCGAAGGAGGCttgaaagatggagaggagcgcGACCATCCCATGGAGGAAGACTCTGCAGATGCTGAGCTCCTGCCAGGGTACCAGTGGCTGCTACAAGACCTCCCAAAGCTCCCGCTGTTTGACAGCGTCCGAGGCATGACGTCCACCGCTCTGCAGCAG GCTATTCACATGGAGACAGATCCGCAGACGATCAGCGCTTATCTCATCTAcctatcccagcatgcaccagTGGAGGAGCAAGCTTCTCATAATGACCTGGCCCTG GATGTTGCCCGGCTAATCGTGGAGCGCTCCACCATCATGAACAGCCTGTTCTCCAAACACTCCTGCAGGCCCGAGTCTGACGCTGTGCTCAGTGCTTTCCTCACCATCTTCTCGGCATACATCAGGAGAATGAGGAAGACCAAAGAGGGAGAGGATCTTTACAGCTGG tcAGAATCTCAGGACCAAGTGTTTCTGCGTTGGACAACAGGAGAGACTGCTACGATGCACATTCTCGTCGTCCATGCCATGGTTATCCTGCTGACTCTGGGGCCACCCAAAG GAGAGAGTGATTTCTACAACCTCTTGGACATTTGGTTTCCCGACAAGAAACCTCTCCCCACTGCCTTCCTGGTCGACACTTCAGAAGAGGCCCTTCTGCTGCCCGACTGGTTGAAACTGAGGATGATCCGATCAGAGGTTTCTCGATTGGTTGATGCAG CTTTACAAGACCTGGAGccccagcagctgctgctgtttgtgcaATCCTTTGGCATTCCAGTATCCAGCATGAGTAAACTGCTGCAGTACCTGGACCAGGCCGTCTCTCATGACCCACAGTCGCTGGAAGAGAACATCATGGATAAGC ACTACATGGCCCACCTGGTTGAAGTGCAGCATGAGCGAGGTGCCACTGGGGGGCACACTTTCCATTCATTACTGagctcctctcttcctccagaTAGAG ATTCTGCAGAAACAAGTAAGATCAAAGTTACCGTGGAGACGCCCCACAGCTCTGTGAAGATGAGAGCAGCCAGTCAACTTCCTGCAGTCGGGCCTGATGATGATCTCACTGGCATGCTGCTTCAG ATATTCCCCTTAAAGGTGGACCCTCGCTGGCCCGGTCCTCCTCCCAGCCAGCTCTCCCTGGCCTTACAGCAGGCCCTGGCTAAAGAGCTGATGCGGGCCAAGCAGGGTCAGATTCAGCAGGGCGGGTTAGCATTTCGGCTACTTCAGGCAATCGCAGCCCTGCTCACCTCTGCTCATGCGGGTCCTATTGTCATGTCGATGCACCGCAGCCATgccctctcctgtcctctcatGCGCCAGCTTCACCTCTACCAG CGTCTCGTGTCCCAGGACATTGCTTTCTCCTCGCTATTTCTTAAGGTCATTGTTGAGATGTTAATCTGGTTAGACAACCCACCTGTGGAGGCAGGACCACTGAAGACTCTGCTCAGGTCCTTCGCTGGTCAGAACTCTCAAAAACTCAGACACAGTGATG TGCGTACAGGTTTCCTCCACCTGGCTGAGGCTTTGGCTTATCACAGAGATACTGAAGTGCCGCTGAGAGCCATCATTGCAATGCTGAAAGCTGGAGACAGATGTAATGCAGAACCAGAGCTCATTGGAAAAG TGTTACAGGGGCTGATGGAGGGGAGGTCGCCGTATTTGGAGGAGCTGCTGTCTCTGTTGATGACTGTTGGTACACAGACTGGCACAGCTGGCCCCGTTGCCACGGTGATTTCCCTGCTGCTTCAGGAAAGTGAGGAGCGTGCTGTGAAAAAGGAAGCAGATTCTAACAC CTCCGAGGTGACAAAATCCGGACTAAGCTCTGGGCTGCTGGTTGATTGGCTGGAGCATCTCGACCCCGAGGTCACTTCAGTGTGtccagacctgcagcagaaACTGCTGTTTGCCCTCAACAAG GCACGAGGAACTCCTGCCTACAGACCTTATCTCTTGGCCTTACTGACACATCAGTCAAACTGGTCCACCCTCCTGCAGTGTATCAGTGCTCTTCTCAACAAGCGCAAAGACTACAA GCTTGACCCATCATCAGCCCTAGATTTCTTGTGGGCGTGCAGCCACATCCCGCGTATCTGGCAAGGACGCGACCAGAAGATCAGCCAA aAGAAAACCGAGAAGTTTGTGCTCCGGCTCAGCTCAGAGGAGCTCATCAGCCTGGTCGACCTGATTTTGTCAGAGTCGGAGCTCAACAGCCGCGACTCACCCCACGACGATAAGAGCAGCCTGGACCAGGCGTCCTGCTCTCTCATCCAGTCCAGGCTGCCCCTCCTTCACTCCTACTGCAACGGAGATCTAGAAAACATCAAGAAAGTCTCGGAGTATCTCATCAACTGCACAAAGAAAtgggaggacag TGCGATGAGCAAGCGGTGCCAGAACTTGCTGCTGCAGATCTACCTGCACTTCCCTGAGGTCATTCAGCACATTACCCTGCCTGAAGGCACCTTCAGGAGTGGTGGGGCGGCATACGGCAGCAGCTGCAAG CTTGATGTCCTGGTGCATCGCCTCGTCACACTGCTGGCTGATATCGGAGACTCAAAGTCTACAGAGAGCCGTGTGTCTGATGCAAACCTCGCCTGTAGGAAGATGGCTGTGTCGCACCCTGTCCTTTTGCTCAG ACACCTGCCTATGATCGCTGGTCTCTTGCACGGTCGCATGCACCTGAACATGCAGGAGTTTCGACAGCAAAACCACATGACCTTCTTCAGCAATGTGCTCGCCatcctggagctgctgcagccgctTGTTTTCCACAGcgaccaccagagggcgcttCAGGACTGCCTTCTGTCCTTCATGAGGGTCCTTCAG AACTTTCAGAGGACTCGCAGTCCGTTGGTCTTCATCAACAAGTTTTTGCAGTTCACACAGAAGtacattacccacgatgcagCAGCTGCCATTCCCTATCTACAAAAGCACTCTTACATCTTGCA GGTTCTGTGTGCAGAAAACCCAGACCTGGTTCAACTAAAATCTCTGCTGGCCGGACTCACTCTGCCTGTGAAAAGTTCTTCTGCAGACGTTGACGCAGACGAGAGAGACG ACGATGTGGCCACCGGTTCCCTGCCCCTCGTCAACATATCTGCCTCTGTTTCACTGAGTGCGGCCGACATGACCATGTACCTGAAAAAGATGTCTAGAGGAGAAGCAGTCGAGG ATGTGTTGGAAGTGTTGACAGAGGTGGATGACAAGTCAAGGAGGAGCCCAGAGATCATACAGTacttcatt AACGATCTGCAGAGACTCATGACTTCCTCAGAGGAGCTTTGTCGTAACATGGCCTTCAGTCTGGCTCTGCGCTGCATCCAGAATAATCCCTG cCTGGCGACAGACTTCCTGCCTACATTCATGTACTGCATGGGCAGCGGCAACTTCGACGTGGTGCAGACTGCTCTCAGGAATCTTCCAGAATACGTGCTTCTATGTCAAG AACACGCAGACATCCTGCTCCACAAGGCGTTTCTAGTGGGCATCTACGGACAAATCGACACCAGTTCAATGATCGCAGAGTCCATGAAGGTCCTTCACATGGAGGCAACGTAA